The following is a genomic window from Nitrospira sp..
GCTGCTGGAAAAGCAAAAAGAGGGGAAGAAGCGGATGAAGTCCGTGGGGAGCGTGGAGGTGCCGCAAGAGGCCTTCCTGGCATTATTGAAAGTAGGGGATGAATGAGTATGGAGCCGACTCCGCCCAATCTGGAGGATGTGTCGGGAGTCCCGCCTGGCGCGGCTCCAGCCGAGAGGTCTGTGCCTGAGGCCGCTCGTCCGAACGGAAAATCAATTGTCCGGGAATATGCCGAAGCGATTATTGTCGCGATGCTGCTGGCTTTTGCCATCCGGGTTTTTGTCGTGCAGGCGTTCAAGATTCCGTCAGGGTCGATGATTCCCACGCTGTTGATCGGCGATCATATTCTCGTCAGCAAGCTGTCCTATGGCGTGCAATGGCCGGCCGACTGCAAACTGCAATGGAACTTCCCCCCAATCAACTGTTACACGTCCACGAATGTGATGCCGTTCGGCAAGCCGCAGCGGGGCGATGTCATTGTATTTCGTTTTCCGGAAGATGAAGAAAAGGATTTCATCAAGCGCATCGTTGGCACGCCCGGCGACACGGTACAAATCCGCAACAAGCAGATTTTGGTCAACGGCCAGCTGCTCGACGACCGGGCCTTCACGCAACGCATCGATCCTGGGATTATCGACAGCACGGTCAACCCGCGCGATAATTTCGGCCCGGTGACCGTGCCGGAAGGATCCTATTTCGTCATGGGCGACAATCGCGATCAGAGCCTCGACAGCCGGTTCTGGGGCTATGTGCGGGAAGAGAAAATTCGCGGGAAGGCGTTCAGAATCTACTGGTCCTGGAGCGGCCAGGGGGAGTGGACCGAGTGGGTCCGGTGGGACCGGTTCGGGAAAGCGATTCAGTAAACGGGCCCGGCCAGTATCCGAATGATCTGCCAATAGAAGGGCGCACACGTCATGGCTCCGCAGACCACGCAGCCGCAGGCTGTCTCGCAGAAGGCGCTTCGTCAATATCTCCAGCGGTTTCCTCAAGCCAGTTTGCTGGTGATTGGGGACTTAATTCTCGATCACTATGTGATGGGGCGGGTGAGCCGGATTTCTCCCGAGGCGCCGGTGCCGGTCGTGCATGTCGAGTCGGAGACGCTGCGATTGGGCGGCGCGGCCAACGTCTTCAATAATATTCTGGCGCTCGGTGGCAAGGCGGACTTATGCGGCGTGATCGGCGCCGACGAGAGCGGACGGTTGCTGCTCAAAGAGTTGGGCAAGTCGCGCTCCGGCCGGGGCGGGGTGATTATCGATCAGGATCGGCCCACCACCAGGAAGAGCCGGGTGATCGCCCACAATCAGCAGATCGTGCGGTACGATATGGAAGGCCGGCAGGAACTGAAAGGAACGCTTCAGAAACGGCTGCTGCGCTACGTCGAGTCGCGGATTCGTGAGTTGTCCTGTCTCGTCGTGTCGGATTACGCGAAGGGGGTTGTGTCGGCGGCACTGATGGCGGAACTGACTCGGATGGCGGCCTTGCGCAAGATTCCAATCGTCGTCGATCCGAAGGTTGAACATTTCGGCTACTACAAGGGCGTGACGGTGATAACGCCGAACCATCTGGAAGCGACGCAAGCCGCCGGCCTGCATGGCGACGACGATCGGACTATCAATCAGGGCGGCGCGGTGATCCGCCAGCGGTTGGGTTGCCAGTCGGTGCTGATCACGCGCGGTGAAAAGGGGATGAGTTTGTACGAGGGCGAAGGCGCGCCTTGGCATCTTCCGACGCAGGCTCGGCAGGTTTATGATGTGACAGGAGCAGGCGATACGGTCATCGGCACACTGGCGCTGGCGCTGGCGACCGGCGCGAGCATGCGGGAAGCGGCCACGCTGGCCAATCATGCGGCGGGGATTGTCGTCGGCATGGTCGGTACGGCAACTGTCTCGCCCAAACAGCTGTTGGAGGCAGTCGGCAATGGCTAAGGCATTGTCCTCTGTGACCGTCGTTATCCCAGCCCGCTACGGATCGTCGCGGTTTCCTGGAAAGCCGCTGGTGCAGCTGGCCGGCAAGCCGATGATTCAGCATGTGTACGAGCAGGCGCGGGCCAGCCGCTCTGTGACCGAAGTCTTGGTGGCGACGGACGATGAGCGGATCAAGCGCGCTGTCGAACAATTCGGCGGCCGGGCCATCATGATGGGCGGCGAGTACCGGACCGGAACCGATCGTGTGGCGGCGGTGGCGCGGATGTTCGCGGGCGACTGTTTCGTGGATTTGCAAGGCGACGAAATTCCGCTAAACCCTGAGCTGCTGTCGGACCTCATCGATCCATTCCTCCAAAGCGGCGCTGAAATGGGCACGTTGAGACGCAAGATGGATGCGACCGACGATCTCCAGAATCCGGGGATCGTCAAGGTGGTGACGGATAGCAAGGGCTATGCGCTCTATTTCTCGCGCGCGCCCATTCCGCTGGTGCGCGACGATCCGGACCGGCGTGTGGTCAGCGGGCTGCATTACATTCATCTCGGGGTCTACATCTATACGAAAGAGACGCTTTTGCGTTTTGCCGGGATGCAGACGGGCGCGCTGGAAGATGCGGAAAAGCTGGAGCAGTTGCGCGCGCTTGAAAACGGGGTCCGCGTCCGTGTGTGGGACACGCCCCATGCGTCGTTGCGCATCGATACCCCCGAGGATGTCCCGGAGGCCGAAGAAAAATTGCGGCAATACGATTCCCTGAAGCAGGAGCTCAACCTTAACCGGACCGCGCCGAGCCGATGATGGGGGCAGCCATGAGCAAGTTTATTTTTGTGACAGGCGGGGTGGTGTCGTCGCTGGGAAAGGGATTGGCCTCGGCCTCGATCGGCAATCTCCTGGAGAGCCGCGGGCTCAAGATCACGTTCTTGAAGCTCGACCCTTATATCAACGTCGATCCGGGCACGATGAATCCCTATCAGCATGGCGAAGTCTTCGTTACGGAAGACGGCGCCGAGACGGACCTTGATCTGGGGCATTACGAGCGGTTCACCTCGTTGTCGCTGACGAAGGAAAGCAATTACACGACGGGGCGGATTTATAATTCCGTCATCACGAAAGAGCGCCGGGGCGACTATCTCGGCGGCACCGTCCAGGTCGTTCCGCACATCACCGACGAGATCAAGCAATGCATCATGCGGATCTCAAAAGGGACCGATGTCACGATTGTCGAGATCGGTGGGACCGTCGGCGACATTGAAAGCCTGCCGTTTCTCGAAGCCATCCGCCAGATGCCTTACGATGTCGGTCGCGACAATGTCTTGTATGTCCATCTGACGCTCGTGCCCTACATTGGCGCGGCCGGCGAATTGAAGACCAAGCCCACGCAGCATTCGGTGAACAAGCTGCGCGAGATCGGTATTCAGCCGCATATTCTGCTGTGCCGCACCGACCGCTACATTCCGCCGGAGATGAAGGGCAAGATCGCGATGTTCTGCAACGTCGAGAAAGATGCCGTCATCACCGCCAAGGATGTCGAGACGATCTATGAAGTGCCGTTGGTCTTCCGGAAGGAGGGCCTGGATGAGCTGATCGTCCGGCAGTTGCACATCGAGACCGGCCCCCCCAATCTGCGCGAGTGGGATGCGATGGTGCAGAAGATCAAGCATCCGAAGCATGAAATCTCCGTCGCGCTGGTCGGAAAATATGCGGGACTGAAGGAATGTTACAAGAGTCTGGCCGAGTCGCTGGTGCATGGCGGGATCGACCATGAGACGAAGGTCAATATCACCTGGATCGAGTCCGAGGACGTCGAGCGTCAGGGGACTGAACGGATTCTGCGCGAGGCCGACGGCATTCTGATTCCCGGTGGGTTTGGGACGCGGGGGGTCGAGGGCAAGATCCTCACCATCAAGTATGCGCGCGAGCGCGAGGTGCCGTTCCTTGGATTGTGTCTGGGCATGCAATGCGCCACCATCGAGTTTGCGCGGAACGTGGCGGGCCTGGCCGGAGCCAATAGCGCGGAGT
Proteins encoded in this region:
- a CDS encoding 3-deoxy-manno-octulosonate cytidylyltransferase (MaGe:77310456), with amino-acid sequence MAKALSSVTVVIPARYGSSRFPGKPLVQLAGKPMIQHVYEQARASRSVTEVLVATDDERIKRAVEQFGGRAIMMGGEYRTGTDRVAAVARMFAGDCFVDLQGDEIPLNPELLSDLIDPFLQSGAEMGTLRRKMDATDDLQNPGIVKVVTDSKGYALYFSRAPIPLVRDDPDRRVVSGLHYIHLGVYIYTKETLLRFAGMQTGALEDAEKLEQLRALENGVRVRVWDTPHASLRIDTPEDVPEAEEKLRQYDSLKQELNLNRTAPSR
- a CDS encoding Signal peptidase I (MaGe:77310454): MSMEPTPPNLEDVSGVPPGAAPAERSVPEAARPNGKSIVREYAEAIIVAMLLAFAIRVFVVQAFKIPSGSMIPTLLIGDHILVSKLSYGVQWPADCKLQWNFPPINCYTSTNVMPFGKPQRGDVIVFRFPEDEEKDFIKRIVGTPGDTVQIRNKQILVNGQLLDDRAFTQRIDPGIIDSTVNPRDNFGPVTVPEGSYFVMGDNRDQSLDSRFWGYVREEKIRGKAFRIYWSWSGQGEWTEWVRWDRFGKAIQ
- a CDS encoding CTP synthetase (Evidence 2a : Function from experimental evidences in other organisms; PubMedId 11336655, 15157079, 3298209, 3514618, 8385490, 9298646; Product type e : enzyme; MaGe:77310457) — encoded protein: MMGAAMSKFIFVTGGVVSSLGKGLASASIGNLLESRGLKITFLKLDPYINVDPGTMNPYQHGEVFVTEDGAETDLDLGHYERFTSLSLTKESNYTTGRIYNSVITKERRGDYLGGTVQVVPHITDEIKQCIMRISKGTDVTIVEIGGTVGDIESLPFLEAIRQMPYDVGRDNVLYVHLTLVPYIGAAGELKTKPTQHSVNKLREIGIQPHILLCRTDRYIPPEMKGKIAMFCNVEKDAVITAKDVETIYEVPLVFRKEGLDELIVRQLHIETGPPNLREWDAMVQKIKHPKHEISVALVGKYAGLKECYKSLAESLVHGGIDHETKVNITWIESEDVERQGTERILREADGILIPGGFGTRGVEGKILTIKYAREREVPFLGLCLGMQCATIEFARNVAGLAGANSAEFDERSPYPVIHLMSDQQSVSEKGGTMRLGSYLCKLGEGTLAQKMYGVNEVGERHRHRYEFNNAYREQLAAKGLVLSGLSPDGRLVEIVELKNHPWFLATQFHPEYRSRPPHPHPLFSGFIGAALRKKLGH
- a CDS encoding ADP-heptose synthase / D-glycero-beta-D-manno-heptose 7-phosphate kinase (MaGe:77310455), translating into MAPQTTQPQAVSQKALRQYLQRFPQASLLVIGDLILDHYVMGRVSRISPEAPVPVVHVESETLRLGGAANVFNNILALGGKADLCGVIGADESGRLLLKELGKSRSGRGGVIIDQDRPTTRKSRVIAHNQQIVRYDMEGRQELKGTLQKRLLRYVESRIRELSCLVVSDYAKGVVSAALMAELTRMAALRKIPIVVDPKVEHFGYYKGVTVITPNHLEATQAAGLHGDDDRTINQGGAVIRQRLGCQSVLITRGEKGMSLYEGEGAPWHLPTQARQVYDVTGAGDTVIGTLALALATGASMREAATLANHAAGIVVGMVGTATVSPKQLLEAVGNG